ACATATGCTACCTCCTCTATTCAAATTGGTGCAGATTTCTAAGATTAAATAACTTTGTTATTTTGGCAAATAAATGTGTCTTAGAGATCTTTTGTTGGTTGTCATTAGTTATTATATCATCATAACATCATTTCGACCAATTATTGTCTCCAAAGCCCATAAGTGATGGATAATGTGTAGATATCATGAGCATCGGCAAAGTTTTAGCAGTAGATTTTCCAGTTATCCCACaatttaaattctgaattttttctcaTTGTTTTTGTGGAATTGCGTTGTGTCAGATGTGGCTTGTCCAATCCTCAAGAATCAAAACAATCTTGCGGCTTCATCATTACATCCACGATGGAGTGGGGAGAGAGTTGAATCGTGAGCAGAAAACTGATGCTGAAAGAAGTCTATAACTTGAGCTTCTCCCTAGAGCGACTTATTAGGTTACTTACTATTTTTTGTTGGCTTgccttaaaaataaatcatttcattCTCTATTAGCTGCAACGTAGAGCACACGTTAGTCTGAGGTTATCCTGTCTTCAAAGACGGTCACCTTATTATTCTTGCATACTACTTTCTCCTAAAATGGGGATATAAAAAATCCGTACATTTTCATCTAAAAGCTTAATAAGCTTCAAATCTTGCATGGTGATGCTGCTCTAATAATTTAGGGAGTTAAGCGATCGATTGAGCTAATAAGACTCCACGTGTAGATTAATAAATTCCATGTAACAAGTCAAATACACTTGATACTTTTGCAAGATAGCAACGTGTGCCTTGTCTCCAACATATGGGAGGGCATAAGTGCTAAATGATATGGGAGAATGAAGACATCACGAGAACTTTAATGCGATAAAAGCTTCTTCAGCTTGGCCTACACCGTGATGTTCTGGGATGTCTAGGCCGGTAAGTGGACTTTTCCCATCATGTGCCGTTGTCGAACAAGTTTGTTCAACCTGCTTCTTCATTGTCCTTGAGAAGATGGTCTCTAAACGCCAGTTGACCAAACCTAGGTCCCTTCCATGAGATAAGTTTACCTAGCCACTAACTCAGTGTCTAGTATAATAGACTTTCTTATTAAATACTTCGATAAAGTTCTGATTTACAATAATCCATACAGTTGTTAGGCATGTATTTAAGGTCTATCTTGTGGTTATGTTCAAACTTTTTGTATTAtgaattgagaatttgaacAGTAAATACATGATGCGTTGTTTTTAAATCTCTGGTCCATTGATTTTGTAGATTGGCTCCGCCGGGTTCATTCCAATTTGAGTATCGAAGGGCGGTATTAGATCAAGGATAGTTTAGTTGGAATATAGATAGTGTAAGAGGATGATCATTGAGGAGTGTTAATCAAGTTTAGAATCACCACAAAAAAGAGGTGTTAATACAAGGGACAAGGTCATGATGACCGGCATGTGGTGCAGCAaggaaatcaatttcaaaatttaagcaTCAAGTAGGATTACCGACATTTTATCAGATCAATGTAATTGGCTGGTCATATTATGTTAGTTGTTAGCGATGTGACtattgaataaaatatttttctcaaacaaGGGGATAGTCTCTTGAAAGGTTTTCGAATGCTATAACTTCCAAGCTTGCGAGAACTTTGAGGAAACCTACTCCCTTTGAAGAAATGCTACTCATCATCATCTAAAGTTGCAAGGAATTTCTCGCAAGTACCACTGTTGATATGCACTTAGTAGTTACTAAATATCCATACCATCTCTTACGAAGGAATTTACTATTCTATTGGATAATATCTAAGTGGTAGGATCATCAAGATATAAACTCTACAATCAAATTACTAACCTTAAAAGAAAGTTACTAACTATAGACGTAGCAATGATCATGAGGACCCCATGGGACTTATGACCgtcggaaaaataattacaatgtACAAATACTATTAGTTACAAATAAAGAGGGAAACTGCTGTATCAATGGAGAATTGCAAAATGATAGCACCCTCAACTTAAGAATAATGAAGAGGTGCTCGCGATGGAAAGTTAATAATCATAGGCGCAGTATTACTTTCGAGGATTTCAGGTGATTTACAATTGTTCTAGAATATTTACTGAGAAATTTCGTCATTTATTACAACTATTTGATGAAATTTACTATATTAAGTTGAAGTTTACTAAGGACAAAGATTAACATTCAGGCATAACAAAGATTATTCTTTGGCAATGGGCAAAGATCAACATATGGGTCTAACGGGAATATGTATAAAAACACGTAAGTAGTGCCGCAAGCCTTTTCTGCTTCTTCTATAAACTGCATGAAAAAACCCTGAAATTGCCCAAGCAAGGGGAAATGATCCTgggaaataaaatatgaatatgGTTTCAAAAGGGATAGAGCAcagtagaagtcctaaaatttgctGTAAAAATGGAATCAAGTCCTacaacttaaaaaagaaaattacaatcaaGTCCGAAAACTTATCTAATTAGTACAATCAAAAACTTCCGTCAACTCCGTCCAATTTGAGCATCGGAAAATACTAGCATGTCATCTTTTGATATGTTTGAGTACACGTGCCGGAGACACTCAAGCTAGGCATGGTGCCCCGTTCTAATAAATTGAAGTGTCTTGTTTGCCAAGTCACCCTCTATCCCTTCACATTAATTTGAATAGGGCATGAGAGATTGAATTGATCGCCATCCGTTACTCCATCAACAAGACAGATGTCCAGTTCCTAATTTGTCTCGCTGGCTTCTTAATGACAGCTTCCTTAAGAGCTGCGAGCCAATACTACTCCACTTGCCTCTTCCCGATTGATCTTTCATATGCCTCCAGTTCCTCCATTTGACTGCGGGAGAAACTTGCGTAAGAACTCTATACTCTAATTCACAAAGTGAAGCTGGATCTACTAATTGATTGTCTTCAAGCACAGCCTTCAATTCATCATCCAGTTGCTTGCATCTTAGCACATATCCCAACTTTTCCATGGTTCCACCCGACACTATGAGTGTAAGGCTAAATCGTAAGTAATcctcatcaaattcaagaaaatcaacTGCTCCCTCCAACATTCCCCACAACACATTTGGTTTGAGATACTGAATTCATATGTGACCCGAATCAAATGAACCAAGAGTTCTTGATAGCACATTCCGTCTTTGGCCATTAATGTGGGGCACgatgttgaaaaatatttccttttcttcattttctacaTTGAAAACAACACAGAGAACCAATCCCAAGAACTTATCATAAAAGTCCTGTGAAACCATGAAAGATATGGTACCACCTTCAATAGAGACAAACTCCTCTCGCATATCTCCTCTGGGAATAATATTTTTGTAGGAAGTACGAGTTCCAGAATAGCGATACTTCTGCTATAACGGTAAATTGTTAGACGTACTCAAATTGATAATGAGTTCAAATAGAAGAGtttgatttgagaatttttcttgtaatttaACTAAAGCTAGagttttataataaataaacatgTTAGATCCTTCCTTGCCTTATATGTAATACTCATGAAATCATTCACTTGCGAGTGTTGTAGCACCTGTATTACATGTAAGTGTAGAATCACTTTATGTTAGATTTGCTCATTTGTACAgaattttcagtttttgcaTTATACAAACACAGTGCGCCCctatcttacctttaccaaaaaaaaaaaaaaaaaacgtagtGCGCCCCCCATCCGCTCCAACAAATCAACACATGCCACATGCGTGCGCATCtggacggagagagagagagagagagagagagagagagagagagagagagagagagatacctcAACTGAAAAGTCAGCCATGATATCGGCGGGTTCGGATACATCCCAGTTAGCGTCGTATTCTTCTATTTCACTTTCACGGTCTTCCTCTGACCTTGTTATGCTGTTATCTTCATGGCCCAGCCACCGCTATTACATATAGGTGCAAAATCACAATAAATTAACTTGTTTTGTTTACCAACATTTGCAGCTTTTGCATTATACAAACTCAATGCACCCATATCAATCAAACACACACACATCACAATCgccgggagggagggagggagaccCGAAGTGAGAGATGGGCTGAACTTTCTTCCTCTGTGGTCGTTTCTTTATTGTCATGCCAAATCTCATAGAGCAAAGCTGGATCTAGCAACTGGTCATCTTGATACAAAGTCTCCAAATCATCCTCTAGCGGCTTGCATAGTAATCGAAATCCGCACTTTTTTACAATAGCACCACCCGATTCTCTAACACCAAACTGGAAAGAACTCGAGTCATTTGGACCAAAAGGGTCTACGCCCCATAGCTTCTCTATTTCAAGATACGAAATTTGTACATGATCTGAATACCATTGACAATATATGCCTCCACCTATAGACGTGCTTTTGCCATTAATGTAGTGATAGAAATACAAATGGCCCTCTTGTTTGCCTCGCTTTGATCGATATACAGTGCAGATAGCTAATACCGAGAACTTCTTATACAAGTCCTTTGAAGCCATGAAAGATATTTAACCCTCTTCATTCGAGAGCAACCATTGCGGCATCTCTCCTCCAATCAGAAAAGTGGCGCAAAAcgatttggaaaaaaagggcTGTCAAAGATGTAAATTGTTAAGACAGTATTTCAAATTTGGCACTTGAAAATGAGAAGTTTCAATGAGTTAAGTGGATTGACGAGTTTAGATATGGTTAACAATATATGTACATGACTCTGCATTAATCCGCCGgttgggggggagagagagagagagaaaggtctAACCTTATGAAGGACCGGGTCATGACATGATAAGTCAATATGGTTAGCGGCCCATATGTCAGAGTGAATTTTACTTAGAGATTCACAATTCCCTGCGTTCAAACACTGCAATTGCCCTGGCATCTTACCAATCTCTTGTAGCTGTCGGCATTCTGAAACAACCAATGCGCGTAAATTATGTAGCCGCCTGCATGTTGGAAGCTTAGCAAAATTTTGTTTGGACAAATACAATTCTGTTAAGTACGGAAAACATGAATTATTCTCTAGGAACTCTACTTCTAGTAGATTGCATCCTTCAAGCCCTAAGAACTGTAGCTTAGGAAATCCCGTCTTGCCATGCAGAACACTAAAATCCCCCTCCTTTGGAAACTTGATTAGTTTTGAACAACCATGAAGTATCAAGCTCTCAAGATTTGGCAACTTGTAAATGGTAGATGGGAGGTTTGCTAGTTTcttgcaattaattaaactcAAGTTCTCCaaagagacaagattttctatgGAAGTAGGAAGTTCCTCAATTGAAGTCCCTTTTAAATAAAGTTCTTCCAAGCCTTCGATTTTATCCGGAATATCAGGGAATCTTTGCAACTTTGAGCAACCAGTAAGATTGAGAATTTCAAGATTCTTGGATTGGAGCACATTAGGGAGCTGATGAAGGTTAGAGCACCCTTTTAAATTCAACAATCGTAACTTGGTGTGATATGGAACTGATTCATGAGCACGCTCCAAATGTTTGCATCCATGGAGATCCAGTTCCTTGAGATTTGGAGTCAAATTGAGGTCCGGAATACAAACCACCGATGGACATTCACTGAAATTAAGGTACTTCAATTTTCCAAAGTCCTACaagaaacaaaatggaaaaaaaatgaagatagaaatatttaatgaaaaacacTTTGGATCATCATTCAAGCCCAGTGTGATCAGAAATTAGTTGATCATATGACGTATATAGAGCACTCCCTCTCCCTTTTTACATGAGTTCATTGAGCGATCCCTGGccaaaagagaagataaaacaaGAATAACACTCGTAATTCTAGTACACGCTAGATGGTCTTTATGAGGAGCTTTAGCAGAAAACATCTAACACATTGGGATATGTTATTGGTTCAAGccgaatttgcatataataatTCGATGAGTCAAACTATTggaaaatgccaatttgatgTTGTGTAACGAAAGCATCTTTTAAGTCCTTTGGATCTTACACCATTATCCTCCTATAATATGAAGAAAGAGCTAGGACAATAAGTTACAAGAGGAAGTAAGGATCCCGGTCAAGCAAAAAGAAACATAGAAAAGCCTGCTGTTTTTGAAGAAGGTGATCTTGTCTGGAATTCATTTGAGAAGAGCACTTTCCACCTAGTCATCGTGCTACGGATCGTTCTTTTCTAGTTTTGGAAAGCATTGACAATAATGCCCCCAAAAGTGAGCTTTGTGGAGCGAATGGCGTTTCCACTAGTTTCAATGTTGTTAATCTATCTCTATGAAGTTGGCCTCCAGGAGAAGTCTTTTCAAGATTTCAAGATTCTCTCTTGTGAGTAGAATAATAGggttaatatatattttcttgatcTGTGAGACTGTTTATACTTTTTAGGATTGCTTTAGTCTTGATTACAATGTGATAATTTTGTAACTTGTTTGAATTTCGTATTTTaggttcatttttctttacttgGAGGTTACTCAAAGGTATCTTAGGCTCCTACTTATAAGTGCCCTCTCGGTCTCTCATAGTAAACACAATGAATTTATTAAATGAAGTTCCAttctatctctttctttgtctttctcTCTGTCCTTTTGGGGGATTCATGAGTGATCAAGAGGGTGCTGCATCCTTGGAGTGGCCTACTAAGGTGGTGATTTGGCTGAGGGAGACCTAGATTATGTAGTCTCTTCCTGTCCTCCAGAGTGGGGTTTTTCCACTTCATTAAGATTGAAAAACCCCTTTTATTTAATTGTTCGTTCGACACATTCCGACGTCAGTCTGGCCGACGAGCATGACAGCAAAACTGAAAGCCCACGAAGTTTGTCTCATTTGAGGCATATGAAGTAAAAACTATAAGAGTACGaacaagatttgaaaaaaaaaaatgatatttgaaaaattgagcaaACCACCAGATTAGAAATATTGAATGGAAAGAGATTGTTGGTAAATACACAATACACAAACATAGAATATATGTAGgatatttcaaaattaaaatttgcaaTAAGAAATTTGTTGTAGGatagaaaagattaaaatttaGATTGTGAAACATGTGAGAGTTCAAATAAATTAATAGTTTACGCACCTCTCTATGAAtattatatttgtaaaataagtaATCGAGACATTTTGGGGAagagattaaattaaaatcctgtGGAAGGTCACCTTTACCTTGTACagtagtataaatataattaatacatacatacataactTTATATTAGATTTAGGTTTTAATATACTTAAATTAGCAAAGCAAGCCCCTCACTTCTCTTTTGAAAGCTTTATTAGTCATGCGTGAAAGCCGTGTCACGCTACCAGCGTCCTAGATGTGGTGCGCTAGCGCCTCTATAAAGTAAGACTCTTCCATGGAATTGTACTCCACAAGCCTTTATTTAAAAAGCGCGAGAAGGAATGGCTGGTCAATCTATCTCCCCGAGAGTTGCCTTTCGTCCCGTGATTTCTTACTTAGGAATATATGGAGTAAGGGCGCAACCGAATGGCCCGATTGAAGGGAAAGGAGGGGAACGTGTTACATActtggaagaagaaggagaaactCCCAGttatatttgaaaatgaatattttatcCATAAAGATGAAGATAACTTTCTTGGAGTTCCGCTTATTCCTCCtcctaaaaataaagaagtactTGATAGAAATCTCTGGTTAGGTCGGTACAATAAAAAGAGACGGGACTTTTGGGGCTGACTTACAGTATAGACTTAACTCCTTTAAAGATCTTTTATTGCATGATTTCTATATATCTCTTTTTATTATCGGCTACATTCTATTATAGAAACAACAACATGAGGTTCAATCAAAAGTACTTAGCATGCATTCGCTTCAATGATAAAgcaaataaacaagaaaaatctcattCTATTTTCATATGCAATTTAGAAAAGAATCTAGTAAGCTCGTCTCTTATATAAAATATAGAATCTTTGATAACATTTTCAGTATGGATCATTTCAAAGGCATACAAATTGAATCCTCAGTTCATGTTTACTAAAGTACTAAGCACATTTATCattcaattgttaaattatgtcatCAATAAGTTCTTGTTCCAATTTTCGGTATTAAAGTTACTGACCGCATATGTTGCATTCAGAGTTTTCAATAATTCATATACATATCCATAATCGTATGCATACAAATATAGATATATAAGAGATAAGTAAAGAAAgacaattaattttaaatgcgcACCTTGAATTGCTCCCTCACGACTTGGATGTTGGTTTTGTGCAGATCAAGCCCAACCAACTTATTTGGACAAGAGGAAAATTCGGGAAACCAAGGACATTCAGGCCATTCAAACCATCTCAGTTCATTAGGAAGACTGATAGGACCTTGGAAAGAGTTATGCACATTAATCATGATGACCAACCTCAATCTTCTCATGTTTGTGAAAGCATCGGGACCTATGTCTATTGCTTTTGTCTTGGGTAAAACCAAAACTATGGCTTTTACTGCATTTGTTCCCTACATTTATAGAACTTGCATTGCAATTAGTATACGAAGTCAGAGAAGAGGAGAGTAAAATCAGTGTTTAAACCACCAAAACTTACCATTTCCCCTGATAGAACATCACGAACATCTTCACAAAGCCATAACCTGCTGCGTCTTCCAGGATCATTGCGACATTCTTGTTTAACAATATCCATGCCAATCAActgaatcaagtcatgcatttgtaTTGTCTCCCGTTCTTTAGTTATTAAGGACTTCTCAACAAGAACTTGTACTCCAATAGTTGTGTCAAAGTCGCAACTGTTAAGGACTTTCATGATGTACTCCATAGATCGTCCCTTGAAgaaacatgcaatatcaaggAATATCTCCTTTGCATAGTCCTCTAGCCCATCGTAACTTAACTTGAGAACACCATTGATGGTTTTGTCAGGACTTTTAGCAAGTTTATTCAATGCGCTTTCCCACTCCTATTCTCTTCTACCACATAGGAAATAGCCCAATACCTTAAGTGCTAAAGGAAGTCCATTAGCATAATGCAAAGCACTATCCACAAGATCCCTCCTTATCACTTTTTCCTTACTTGTAAGAAAAGCATGTttattgaaaagttcaagagctTCCAAATCCTCTAGAATTTTAACTTCATAGATATGATCTTTATCTATCCCATGGATAGTTAATAGATGGTTCTCTCTTATCGTGATGATGATTCGCTTCCTTTACCAAACCATTTGCACTCTCCAGCTAAAACATTTAATTGTTCCACGTCATTGACGTTGTCGAGAACAAGGAGAACTTTTTTGTGGCAAAGTCTatcttggatcaaattaataCCTCCATCAACACTAAACACTGTTAATCCTTTTCCTGGCAATATCTCGGAcaacaatttttcttgcaaatgaGCTAAATCCTTGGAATCTTTGGAAGTTTCCTGAACGTTTGCCAAAAAACATGAAGCCTCAAATTGTCTAAAAATATCATTGTAAAGAGCTTTAGCTAATGTTGTTTTTCCTATACCTCCTGTCCCCATAACCCTATCATGAGAACATCATGAGACTCAAGATTTAACATTGATTCCAACTCTACAACCCGTGAACATAATCCAACCGGATGCTTGGCAACATATAAGGGCGTTTGGTTTAGCTGCATAGAGATCTCCCGCACAATGCTCTTTATAGAATCCGCTTCATCAATGATAAAATCAGGGAAAGGTACTTGACACATTAATGTCAAAGATAATTAACTTTcatgggaaaaaaatagaagatgTATTCAGCATATAAAAACTAACAACAAAGCAGTGTAACATCAATCACTACTTAGTACTTACTTATCGTTCAAATCCCACCCGGACAAGCTACCAGCGTTATAAAGAgccttcttccatctcttcactttctctgaATCTCTCCCAAACTTGCTCTCATGCTCAACCATAGCTTTTTGGTAGCTCCCTCTTGGTGTTCTCACTTCTTtaggttccactttgtaaaacaatGGAAACACCATGAGTCCTCTTTGCTCCTTGCATTCCATGATTTTCTCCACCTCTTCCAAACACCACGGTGAGAAAGCATAGTCCTTAGAGAAAACGATGATTGCAATGCATGAGTTCTCGATTGCCTTAATGAGTGCCGGTGTTATTTGTTCGCCTTTTTGAAGCTCCTCGCTATCAATGTAAGTGTAGATTCCTTTCTGATCAAGAGCCGCATAGAGATGACCAAGAAAGTTGTTTTGAATGTCCATACCTCGAAAACTCAGGAAGACGTGGTAATTCACTTTTAGATTCGAAGAAGCGGCCTTTAGAGGAGATGAAGGTTGATGTGCTTCCTCAGAATGCTTAGTGTCTGGTCGCGTTGCAGCTTTATCTCTCATGTGGATATTAATTTGTactaataaagaaatagaaacgaAAACCAAGATCATTTCTGATGCTTTGAGTCGATATGCAGTCTCCAACAActaatttaacaaaaagaaGCATTTTGCATAAGATGCACGGAACCATCTTATATAGGTgcttcttgacttgacttgccttttgcattaataaaagaaataaaaaagaaaactagcaacACTCCCATGCTCCTGGTGCTAATATACATGAGCCATTCGCAAAACACCGCCTGttggaatattatttataatgaaCAATCGACTTATTTCTTTCAAAAGGGATTCTACAAAAgcaaatcctaaaataaattttccTCACTTCTCAAACTAAAATTTTCCATCCCATGTCTTGCATCGGACAGAACAAATTCGAATCTATTCGGGCATTTCTT
This region of Eucalyptus grandis isolate ANBG69807.140 chromosome 8, ASM1654582v1, whole genome shotgun sequence genomic DNA includes:
- the LOC104457140 gene encoding disease resistance protein RPP2B, which gives rise to MEYIMKVLNSCDFDTTIGVQVLVEKSLITKERETIQMHDLIQLIGMDIVKQECRNDPGRRSRLWLCEDVRDVLSGEMGTNAVKAIVLVLPKTKAIDIGPDAFTNMRRLRLVIMINVHNSFQGPISLPNELRWFEWPECPWFPEFSSCPNKLVGLDLHKTNIQVVREQFKDFGKLKYLNFSECPSVVCIPDLNLTPNLKELDLHGCKHLERAHESVPYHTKLRLLNLKGCSNLHQLPNVLQSKNLEILNLTGCSKLQRFPDIPDKIEGLEELYLKGTSIEELPTSIENLVSLENLSLINCKKLANLPSTIYKLPNLESLILHGCSKLIKFPKEGDFSVLHGKTGFPKLQFLGLEGCNLLEVEFLENNSCFPYLTELYLSKQNFAKLPTCRRLHNLRALVVSECRQLQEIEKLWGVDPFGPNDSSSFQFGVRESGGAIVKKCGFRLLCKPLEDDLETLYQDDQLLDPALLYEIWHDNKETTTEEESSAHLSLRRWLGHEDNSITRSEEDRESEIEEYDANWDVSEPADIMADFSVEKYRYSGTRTSYKNIIPRGDMREEFVSIEGGTISFMVSQDFYDKFLGLYLKPNVLWGMLEGAVDFLEFDEDYLRFSLTLIVSGGTMEKLGYVLRCKQLDDELKAVLEDNQLVDPASLCELEYRVLTQVSPAVKWRNWRHMKDQSGRGKWSSIGSQLLRKLSLRSQRDKLGTGHLSC
- the LOC104457300 gene encoding disease resistance protein RPV1 yields the protein MILVFVSISLLVQINIHMRDKAATRPDTKHSEEAHQPSSPLKAASSNLKVNYHVFLSFRGMDIQNNFLGHLYAALDQKGIYTYIDSEELQKGEQITPALIKAIENSCIAIIVFSKDYAFSPWCLEEVEKIMECKEQRGLMVFPLFYKVEPKEVRTPRGSYQKAMVEHESKFGRDSEKVKRWKKALYNAGSLSGWDLNDNDEADSIKSIVREISMQLNQTPLYVAKHPVGLCSRVVELESMLNLESHDVLMIGLWGQEETSKDSKDLAHLQEKLLSEILPGKGLTVFSVDGEDLEALELFNKHAFLTSKEKVIRRDLVDSALHYANGLPLALKVLGYFLCGRRE